A stretch of DNA from Castor canadensis chromosome 2, mCasCan1.hap1v2, whole genome shotgun sequence:
AAAGAAAGCAGTCTCAAAGCAGCTTGTGTGATAAGGCTTTTTGGGGGAGTAGGGTTCTGGATCTTTTTTCTTACTAAGaaacagtgtctcactgtgtttCCCAGACTGACTGAAAACTCcggggctcaagtgatcctcctgtctctcccCACTGTGTAGCTGGGACTTCAGGTGCCACCATGCATGGCTGGGAGGGCTTTTTGCAGAGCACATGCCCTTCTGGGCTCTGTCTTACTCTTGCTGGTCAGGGTATAGAGCTTATGGCCATCTTAAAAATCCAGCACTATTGGGGCTTCTGCCATGGGAAGCATAGAAACTGGAAGAAAGGTTCTCTGCACTAGATTCCACTTGAATCCAGAATGCTGGAATTTTCATCAGGTACCAGACTATCCTTCACTGTGTGGCCTAAATGCAGGCATGTCAGATTCTCCCATGATATGGTCATACCTTACTCCTGCTTTCCCTCCTCAGCCTCAGTGGACTGGGCCGAAATATCATCCTCACGACCATGCCAGCAGGTACTAAGCTCATTGCTGGCAATAAGCCAGTTAGTTTCCTCACTGCCCAGCAGTTGCAGCAGCTTCAGCAACAAGGTCAGGCCACACAGGTACGGTCCACAGCAGGCTTTTGGCTGCATCAGGTTTCTCCGCCTCCTTTGCTGTTCCTAACTGATGAGCCCACTTGCAGTCTACTGACCAGACTTCTGTGTTTGCAAACAGGTGCGCATCCAGACAGTCCCTGCATCCCATCTCCAACAAGGCACAGCATCTGGGTCTTCCAAAGCTGTCTCCACTGTTGTTGTGACCACAGCTCCATCTCCTAAACAAGCACCTGAACAACAGTGACAGAGAAGTGGCTTCCATAAGAGACCAGGCCTGGTCTGTCCTGGCTGAAAGGACAGGAGCAAGGAGGTTGCCTCATTCCTCTCAGCTTGTCTGCTTGAAGCAGACCAGTCAGGGGTGATAGCAACTATGGCCTAGATTCTGCTATCACATTCTACAGTTGAATGTGAGAATGGTCCTGTTCAGAGCTCCTGGGTCTGCTCTGTACCAGTCCAGGAGAAGAATCTGTTAAGAGTCATGGGAGGTCACAGTTACAACATACAAGCCAAAGTTCTCCTAAAAGTAGAACGCCCAGAGAGTGGGCAGGCAGTGAATAAGTTTTGTTCTATGTGAGGGTTGTACTTTTTAGCTTTTGGTCATCTTTGACTTATGTTCTGGATATGAGTTTTGTATCCAGAAAATTTTgtgtaacttatttttttaagaacttaTTGTATATCTTTTATCAAATAGAAACTAAGCTTTAGCCCTCCTAAACTGATTACTTATTCTTTTGACCAGAGTGAAAGAATAGGAAGAATCTTAGCAAGTGGGTGGCTGATTCGATAACTACATAGTAATTGAGAGGATGTAAGGTGGGGATCACATAGGAGGTGAGGTAATGTGGATTCCCTGAAGTGAGATTAGTTTGCAACTCCTTCCTAAGATGGGCTTTGGGATCTTGATCGTGTCTAGACCCTCACTTGCTGATGTTGCCTTTGGCAGGCCTGTTCACATGCAAGTCCAGAGCCAGTGGACAGACAGTAGGGGAATGACAGCAGAGATGCTGCTTTTGAAGCATAGACTTTTTTACAGTTCAGATTGTGCATTCTGTTTTGTTCTAAAGAAGGGGTCGTAAACCAGGCTCTTAGGGCTAGccatctgtttttgtaaataaagttttattggaacacatctCATATCGCTTATGTAGTATCTATGATTGTTTTTGAGTTAGAAGGCAGAAGTGAGTAGATGTCAGAGACTGTATGTCCCTTAAGcccaaactttttcttttaattgaccTTTAAGAAAAAGTTTGTTGACCATTGCTCCAATGGAGGGATGGGTGTGGGGCTTCAGAAACATTCTGGACTTAAATTCACTTATTACTGGCTAGTTCACACTTCTCAGCCACCATCAGCTACAGGAAGAGCAcagaatgatattttaaaatgtcttaagtACTTAAGCACTGGTCATTCCCAGTACAGTAACCCTGCCTTATTTATGGTTTTGGCCAAGTGTGGTCAATAAATAACTTATGCGTATGCAATAGCTCAGTGGATGCAGTGAAGCTCAGTCAGTCCTGTGTTGTTACCTGTTGAGTTTAaactctgtgcatcctgagcatttgcAGTTTTCCCTCAACAGCGGTCTCCTTAGAACCATACACCTCCATTTACCCAGGGTCTACTCTATAGACCTCTGAATGTGGAGCAGGGCTGGGTGGGAATCTTTTCTGAAGTCATAggacttctctgtctctcttgaaagtatgcaaattattaaaaaaattacctTTAATCTGTGGAACTTTAGTGAATGTATTTTATGGGGCTTGGATGGGAAAGTAGATCTGGAGGCCATAGAATAGAAATAGCCTTGCTTAAATGGCAGCTGGATTAAAGTTGAGTGATTTGGCAAGTTGCGGAGGAGCAGAGAGAATTAGAGTGGCTTGTTGGTTACACAGCGGCTTTGCAGTTCTGTTTGATTTCATAGCACTTCTGTCAAATAGATGTTTCCATGCCCCCTTTTAAGTGTAAGATGTGAGTTTGAGTTGAAGTTAAAGAGAACTAAGATGAAAATCCAGTCTTCTGATACTTAGACAAGTTCCCTTTGGGCTGAATTCTTAAGGGGAGGATGGCTGGAATATGTCCTCGTAAGCATTGGGGCTGATCACAGAGTTGGGAGGTGGAAAGCCTGGGTTAGAAAAAGCAGAGGTGGGCTGGAAGTGCATCtgaagtgataagagcacctgccttacaagcatgTAGCCttgcattcaaactccagtcccccacaaccccccccaaaaaaaggaaagccaACAAAGAGCAGAGATGATAGGCTAAGGTGAGATTGAGCTCTTAGTGGGTACAGAGAGGAATGGCATGGGAATAAGACTGGCAACGACAGAGGTAGGTTTCTGCTGTGAGGAAAAACACAGTCTTTTACCGAGTAAGGGAGAGTTCACCTGCTTTACAATACTCTGATACTTGCACCTTGTTATTTCCAAATCACATAGAAAGCCTTGAGACAGTTTCtatatacaaaaaagaaagttgagaTATCTTGTCTCAGATAATCACTGCTGTTTAAAAACAAACCCTTTCTGAATTTACTTAACAAATCCCATAGAAATAGCTTTGGCACTCAGCCTTACCCTACACCACGCTTTTGTATACTGAAGTCACCCAATTGTGCCTGTCTGCTTTATACATGCAGACATGTGTATCCTAGAGCAGGGATGTAAAACAAGTCTGTTTCAAGATGCCATTGTGGGTTGATGCCCTAGGAAGTTGAACTTTGGCCCTACCAGCCTGTTAATGGTGTAGCATGGAGCCTCCAGTTACTGGTGGTGGTCAGTGACAGCCCAAGTATCTGTAACATGCTGCTTTTGTACGCAGACTCAGGGGACTCCAAGTCATGGTCAGTGTGGTGGATTTTCGCAGGAAGTAATTCCTGAGGAACTTCTGGTGAGCTTCCGTTTGACAGAGGTTTGGTAGAATTATTAGCCATGTGTTCAAGACAGGTTCTGGTGAATGGAGTTCTGACGGATTTGTACTTTTAACACCACATTTAAGAATGTTTATGCCAGGGCTTGTCACTTCCATGACGGTCTCCCAAACCTTTTATGTGAAGgacagcaaaaaaaattttaatattttatatctgaTCTTCACATTTTAACCTCTTCACTCTGAAAAATACTGTATTTCCTTAGAGTATTTCTacccttgtaaaaaaaaaaaaatctcaaatatgaagccaggcattgtggtacatgccCATAATCTCAGCACTACTCTAGGAAGGAACAATAGGAAgacatgagtttgaggtcagcctggcctatgtagtgagaccctgcctcaaacaacaacaaaataaaagcccAGACACCCTCAGATGTAGATGTTTTCTACAAAAGTAAAACCAAATTGTAGGTTCTTCTTCCTAATTATAATTTCTAaggaaaaatgcattttatattaaTTGTTGTTAGTATGTCCTCCAGTACTTGGGGAATGAATGATTGAGTTCCTGCTCAGCTGATAAACCAAGTAGATCCTGAGAGGGGACCCAGGAgttttttaataatgaaattcaTGTTTTTAGTAAACTCACTGTTAGTCCCTAAGTGTGACTTCAACTCTGAAAGTCTGGCTAACCTTTCACTTGAGTACAGCATTTCTTCCAAAGAACatgcaaaataatataaattatcttTACCAGATGTGTGTGAGGTTAGCAGGGTAGATGTGAGAGACACCAGACTTTCAAGTCATGCTGGAGACAGGCTTTGCCACCTGGTGGCTCTGTGACCATAGGCTATGCAGCCTGTGGGAGGGACCTCATGTGCTTACATTAGGAGGTTGTGGGAGCCAAGTGAGATAGAATGCATCTCAATCAAAAATGCTGTACCAGGCAAAGGTGTGATTTGGTTCTGAGATACTTTTAGCTTTGTGCTAGCCCACTTTTATCATTTGTAGAACTTTATATGTTTAATTTCCAACAGTCTTTTGTGCCTTCTTTACTGTTAAACCTGCTATTCTCCATGCCTGGAATCTGCTTTTTCCATAGGACAGACTCCCCATTTCTTTTCCCCCTCTTCATGGTTTGTACTTGGCTTTCACAGCACCCATCACGCTGtgggtgtatatatatgtatatacacacacataaaatggcCCACATTGCTTTCCCTGATGACAGACTGGTGACTCTTCATGGTCACAAACCTCATCAGTCCTTGTAACAATTTCAGTGCTGGTGCAAAGTGGATGTTTGATATTTGTTGAAGGAAGTTCTTAAAAAAATACCCAGAACCAAGACGAATTCAgaattcatatcctttgttttcAGCTAAGTTAAAATCCAGTGCCTTTCAAACCTGACATTTTTCTCCATATCTCATTATACAGATTTCTTGTATAGCTATTCACTAGTAGGGTAACTTTGATAAGTCAGAAAAGCTGACTTTCAATTCTCCACTGGACCAGTAACTAataccttgatttttaaaaattacctaacTTTGGTCCTTATCAACTATGGTATTGCAATACTCTGGTACACTAGTTAGAAAATGTTTAACAGGCAATGTTTAAAGTACCAAAGCAGCCAGGCGCCataggctcactcctgtaatcctagctactcaggaggcagagatcaggaggatctcagttcaaagccagtctgaacaaaaagtttgcaagactctatcttggaaaaaacccttctttctctctctctctctctctctctctctctctttcacacacacacacacacacacacacacacacactcaaaagggatgttggaatggctcaaagtggccccgagttcagaccccagtaccacaaaaaaaaagtaccaaaggTTGTGAAttgctttactttaaaaaaaaaaaattgagaattgtAGCTCTTAATTAATGGCACTGTCATCCACGTAAGTCCTGATACATCTTTCTGACaaagtatctatttttttttttttttgtggcactgggggttgaacccagggcctcatgcttgctaggcaggcatgctaccacttgagtcattcccagCCCAGTTACCTGCTTTGTTGATAAACAGAGGGGCAAGTTATCAGAAACAGCACCATGTCCTGCTGGATTCATACATACATAATGTGCTTTTTCTGAACAAGAAGATTTTCTTGAAGCAGGCCGTAGGACACGAGaaattgctagttaagccataaaatgagttCAGGGCTAAGACAAAAAGGCCCCATGTAGAGAGAAttccccattccttccttccttggtctCCTGTAAACAGACTTTCCAAAGCAGATCTTCCCTGTTGCTCCTATCTAAACAACCCCAGGTCTCTCACCCAGCACTGGCTCACCTATTAACCTTCacacattccttgtaacttgatgccctgcactgccctttaagaATCCTGTGAATTCATTGTtgggggcccagaattttgagtgtgagctcatctgggactgccgtcgtaaaataaaatctgagttctacttctctgagtgtcgcttggtttcttgTCTTGATGGTATTTCCTCAACACCTCCACAAGGTCACTTCCTGTTCTAGGCTTTCAGAATCTGTAATTCCTCTACACAGAGATGCACAGGCTTGCTGCTCATAGatactaatttttctttatgaaggATGTTATGCTAATACAGACTTTAAGTTAAATTAtgcctaaaaatctaaacagcaaAATTGTACAAATCACTCAAAATCTAATTTCCTGTATTCAAGCCTCCAGCTTTGTATTAAATAAGGGAGATGCAAATGGATGGACCCTAGGAGCACGCCAAAAAAAAGTGGAGGGGCAAGCTACATTCTGTCCAGCTGCTGCAGGTCAACAGGTTAGGAGGTCTCCACCTCTCTGTGACTCGATCTCATTCCTCATCTGAGCCACTCAGAAGAGCTGCCTGGTAAGTGTGGTCAGACTTCAGGTTCTGAATCCCAATGATTTCTCCTCCATGTCTCTTCATGCGGGTCAGAAGGCTTTAATAGAGAAACCATAAAGAACTGATTAGATTAGCCAGAAAAGTCCCTTATTCCATTACCCAAGGATGTGAAAGAATCTACTGGTTCTTAAGAGTCTTTTCTCCACATCTGTTAAATACGGGGATTGCATGTCTATCTTACTTTTTCAGTCTCTTGCTTCATAAAGGAACTCATGGTGACTGAGATGTCATAGTTGAGACTAAATTTAGGTCTCCTGCCATCCAGCTTGCTGTATCACTGACCAGGAAGCAGACCTGAAGGAAACCATGGCCTTAGCTCTCTTCTGTTGGCCTGTGTGGGATCTTTCGGGGTAAAATATGTCTGCCTTGGGTTTAGGGAAATAAAAACATGGGGAAAAGCAGAGACAGTTGTAATAGCAACAGAACGGTAATACCATATTCTAAAAGGTTACTCCTGCTCTGCCATTTACTAGTTGGGTGACCTTGTTCACGTTATTCAACCATTTGAAACCTTGGTTTTTCCTTGCTGTAAAATATTCAAAGTACATCATAAAGCACTGAGGGTAAATGGGGCAGTACAGTGAACGTGCTTTCCATGGTGCCTGGGTCATAGTAAGCATAGGATTTAATAGCTGTTAGTCTGTATACAGCTGAAGAGCATCTTAGAGAGCACTTTCTGCTTTAGTGTATCTTGCGATAGTCACATCATCTCTGGGAAGTAGGCAAGTCCAGAGAAAGGTGATGGGTCCAGGATAAATTAGTGACAGAGCAGGGACTAGAATTCAGTACAGATTCCTATTTCAGAGTTTTCCCCCATCACACCACAGGCTTCAAATTTGTTAGAGCTACATTTGAAAACTGGATCTATCAGGTTACTGTGACCCAGTCAGGCCATTTAactttgatggcactggggtttgaactcaggcacttttaaccacttgagccaccccaccagcctcaGGCCATTTAACTTTGAAAAACCTTGTCACCCTTGTTTACAAAGTTGTGATAGCTAACTGGGAGTGAAGAGTGCCTCACGTATAGTTGGTATCCACTAGGTGGTAGAAATTAATCAGCAATATTTAGGGGTTGGCTTGGAGTAAAAAACTTGGCAAAAGTTACCTTCTTAAACCAGAcactggcttatgcctgtaatcgtagcaacatgggagacagagatccggaggatcagGGTCCTAGGCCAGCATCGTGAAAAACTGAGTAATACTCCCATCTTAACcagtaaaaagctgggcatggtggtattcACTTATCTCAACAACTTGGGAAGCCTAAATAGGATcaggaggccagccctggggataaatgcaagaccctatttgaaaaataacctaaagcaaaatgaggtgaaggtgtggctcaagtgccacctgcctagcaaaggcaagactgaattcaaaccccagtgctaccaaaagaaaaaagttacctTTTCTCAAACATACCAGTAAACAAGAGAGTAGTTGGCGGCCACAATGCAGAGGGCAGCCACATAGTGCCAGCTGAAACACATGGTGATGAACATGATGTTGTGCTCGTCCTTCTGGTCCCATTCAGGTGCTCCAAAAAGGGGGAATAGCACAAACCCAATCTGGAGGATTAGATGGAGAAGTTGATCTTGTGGTTAGTTGTCCTGAGAAGCAACCTAGCCTTCATCCATGGCCACCAGAGTGACTCATGCTTCCCACTACTTCATGGTTCCTGCGTGTCCATGAGCACAGAAATCCTCTCACACAAGGAAAATTACTAAATTAGTATAGGCTGATTTAAAAGCTGCAAAACTGTAGGACCTGTGTTTCATGTGAGCATTTAGCAGATGGGACCTGTGCAAGGTAATGGTGCATCAGCAGGATATTAATGGAGAAAGTGCACAGGTCAAGGAGTGGATGTGAGGAGAAAAGGGCCATTTGAACCCATTCCCATGGTATGTCTGGTGCATTTTCAGGCAACAGCTTGGGTCTGCTCAAAGGGGCTTCTCAATTCAGACCATTTGAGTGTTGATGTGAATAATCACCTGCCAGAACCAGGTTCCCTGGAGAATAACGAGACTGGTTCGGAAAAGTTCCAGCACAATATTGTCTCGAAAGATCACCTCTAGGAAGACACTGATACTCCCTCCAAACAAAGCAAATGTCAGGAGCAAGTGGATGTGCTGGTCCAGTGGAGGTCGGTTATGAATGTGGTAGTAGAAGAGAAAACCTGCCACAAACCAAATGACAGCCATCAGACTTGCTTGTTTCTACCTGGGACAGTTTACTCTGGGCTTTTCCCATTATTAGAATTTCTTCCTATATCTGTGTCAAAGCTAGATTTTTCAGCATTTAGGAAGTAGGTTTACACAACATTACTGGGCAACAGATGCAGATAAGGTTTATTTTGTGGATATATCTTTAAATCTCTTTACAGAACCCATGGTAGGGTTCCATACAGGATGGGCAAGGTAGGTGGATCCTGGGGCTGATATGAAGTTCAGTTTTGCCTTCATTCAGTGCTTTTCAGCTCTTTGAAGTACTGAAGTGGGTGAGGTTGTTGGATGACAAAATGCTTTTTCATGCACTTAGGAGCATGAGGCATAATGTAATGCCCTCTTGCGGGTATATGGGCACTGTTTGTGTGTCTCTCAGTGTTCTCACATATAAAGGTTTGGGCCCCACTGTAGTGTATTAGAAGGTTTTTAGGTTACTGGGGTTGTGTCCTCAAGATTGTGGGACCCCGTCTCAGTCTCTGTTCATAGTTCAAAAAGTGACCATTTTGCGCCTACATATAGTCCTGCCATGAGGTGTTTTCCATACCAGATGCTGAACCTATCGTGCCACCTAATTGTGGACTTGAATCCACAAATACAAATCTCTTCATTAATAGCCTGTCAGGTATATCGCTATAGGGATGGAAAGCTCACTAATACACTGAAGTCTCCTGAGATTTCTAATAGGGGCTAGACAGAACAGCCTAGGTGGTAGGTTAGGGTGGGGTGCACAGTTTCTCTTCCTTCACCAAAAGGATTTGTCTTGCAGGGTAGCATTCGACCAGCCTTGGGCATTTGGTTTGTATgagtgtgtatacacatgtgtaccCACACACAGGAAGGTGGTAGGGTGTGTGCAGTGTTAGCCAGAGGCTTTGAGAACTGCCTACAAATCTGGATTTCGTAGACTGCTTTATAGAATATGTCATCTGGACAATCTAGAGTATAGGAACAAGTCCTAATCTGGTTTTAGATGCTGAGAATTGGAGTATCTAGGGAAGGTTATTATATTTCCACATTCGTCATCTTACATTTTCTGATCGCTCATAAATTCACCtgtccatttctcctcccttctctccatcTGTTCCACTAAGTTACCTTCATTGAATATCGCCACAGCCATAATCAATCTGTCCACCCCCAAAGGCACGATGTGGGTGGAATGGTAGGTGAGCATGTCAATGATGCCTGAGATTGCAAAGAACAGGTACATGGTGAAGTGCTGCCAGTTCATTAGCTTCACCCAGTGGTTTTCATGGGAGAGGTGGAGGTGGGGCCCATCTGGAACAAACTGCTCTGCCAGGATCCCTGCAGGAAAGCAAGAGTAGAAAGTGAAGAGGGAAGAGTAGCTCACAAACAGAAGATAATCGAAAGAGCACAAAGTCCAAATGTGGGTGACAGTGACCTACAGTTCAATAGACCTACTTTGCTGCCTGGAGTGCTGCCACTTTAGCATAAAATGTTTGCTGAGTAATCTGCATAGACACTTGGTCTTTGTTGCTCCTTTGGGGTTGAGGATGGGGAAGAAGAAGTAGTAacagtatgcacacacacacaggttgcCAGGAAATTTGTCCTGCACCAGAGATAAAAACAAAGCATTACCACTTAGGTGGTATGTGGCTCATACGGGCTCCCCTGCCAGGTGAGAAGTGAAGAGTTCCCAGGAAGAAATACTTAGGCTAAATGAAGAATCTATGCAGAGATGCACTGTGATGAAGACCCTTGTACCTGCCTGAGGTGTGGAAGCAGCTCCCAGGTGTGCCTATGAGGATCCACTTGAAGTAAAGTGAGTACCCTTTCTCAGCACAGGGCAAGCTCTGTGACCTGTGAGCATCTCTGgccctcttttactttttttttttttttttttttgtcatactggcttttgaactcagcctacaccttgaacctctccactagcccttttttgtgaaacaCTGAACAAGGTGAAAGCCCTGCTGCATGTTTCTGGCCATACTGCCTAAGGAGAGGCAAGACTGGGGCCAGAAGATGGGTGAAGTTGTGGCTCAGGGTAGTTCACAGTACTTATCCCTTCTAAGGGAGATTTGTCTTTATGTCTGGTACCCAAAATGTTTTGGGGGGAGCCTGAAAAGTCCTCTGACAACCTTCTGGACCCTGTTCCCCAAACATTTGTTTCTCAAACAAGCTCCTTTCTGAATTCACCTGTAAGGGATCAGAGAATTTGTGAAAATGACCCGGGAGGCCCTGAGAAGCAAGGCATCCCTGTACTCAGAACAGTGAGTCCTGGCATGTGGTAGGAACTCAGGAGCTAGCTGTTGAATGAGTATCTTTTCCACCCAGCAAGATGGCAAACACTTCTAGCTTTGTTTAGGTAAAGTTGATGTTGCACATTTGAGCCATAGAGTCCTGGCCACTTCACTCCAGAAAAAGTTTTCTGATACCTGAACTGAAAGTGGGAAAATTCAGCCGGATTAGGCAAAGCTAGGCAAGCCTTACTTAGTCCAAGGGAAGCTACTGTCATTGCTTCATTCTGTCCTGGGAAATATAGGCCAAGGATGGCAAGTGGCAGAAGGCCATCTCACAATAAGATCCCTCGCTACTGTGGTGCAGGCTGACCCCCAAGGTGGAACACTTGTTACTTTCACTGCTACTTGTTCCTTAAGAGCCACCAGTGGATGAAAAGGATGATGAGAACAGCAGAAGTGGGGAGATTTTGTCAGGATGGGCAGAGTAAAAGAAAATCCCTTTAAAGGCAGCCCTCTGCAGGCTTACTAGCATCCCTACACAAACTCCCCCTCTCTAGAATTACTTGAGAGTTGAGGATGGAGGATATGCCATTGAGTTGGGCATTAACTACCCCAAGATTCTAAAAGGAGACACACTTGGGGAGGGGAAGatgatttttcttaaatgaaCTAAATTAGTACTTTCTCATAACATGTATATGAGCTTACTctaatttgttcctttttctgtttgttttatctttttcataCAGTATGTGTTCTGTTCCTACAACTTTCTATACCTTCATCGTAGGGCAAAGAATGTAGTTTATTTGGTAGTTTTTCAGAGAGAATATGACATAAGTTTCTTTTAACTATTAACACTCTTGACACAATGGATGTTATGATATAGTGGCCATGTGGCCACCTGAAAATCCTTGTCCTGTTGACTCTGCCAGTAAAATATCTATTTCACAAGGTTCAGAAAATGGACTAAAAGTTCTGGTGTGATGGGGAGCTTCCCTGGGCCAAATGACTTCTGTTCTTACCAATGACAGAAAACACAGTCCTGACTGCGGCTTCAATGACCTCGAgacgctgctgctgctggctcagcctgctctttttccccttttcatgAAAGAACTTCAGTGGGTACTTTATGGACCACCACAGTCCAATTATCAAGAAGAAACTCCCTGGGAGAGCGTGGCCCTGGAAATTCGCCATCAGCGTTCtaggacacctaaaaaaatgGGCACAGCTGTTAGGTGGCTGAATgaagaagacataaatgtatattttggcaagaaacaaaacagatgaCTGAGGATTTCAAATCATGAGCCATATTAAGAAGGATCAACTCATTTTCATAAAAAGCCTTTATCCGATTGTCACTATAATTTTGTCAGGTGACTCATGGAATGAGGACAATATCGTTGGTCCC
This window harbors:
- the Tmem45b gene encoding transmembrane protein 45B isoform X1, coding for MANFQGHALPGSFFLIIGLWWSIKYPLKFFHEKGKKSRLSQQQQRLEVIEAAVRTVFSVIGILAEQFVPDGPHLHLSHENHWVKLMNWQHFTMYLFFAISGIIDMLTYHSTHIVPLGVDRLIMAVAIFNEGFLFYYHIHNRPPLDQHIHLLLTFALFGGSISVFLEVIFRDNIVLELFRTSLVILQGTWFWQIGFVLFPLFGAPEWDQKDEHNIMFITMCFSWHYVAALCIVAANYSLVYCLLTRMKRHGGEIIGIQNLKSDHTYQAALLSGSDEE
- the Tmem45b gene encoding transmembrane protein 45B isoform X2; its protein translation is MLKWQHSRQQRILAEQFVPDGPHLHLSHENHWVKLMNWQHFTMYLFFAISGIIDMLTYHSTHIVPLGVDRLIMAVAIFNEGFLFYYHIHNRPPLDQHIHLLLTFALFGGSISVFLEVIFRDNIVLELFRTSLVILQGTWFWQIGFVLFPLFGAPEWDQKDEHNIMFITMCFSWHYVAALCIVAANYSLVYCLLTRMKRHGGEIIGIQNLKSDHTYQAALLSGSDEE